CGCTGATTTTATTGGTGATACTAATTTATTCAGCGGTGAAATTGCGGTGGTAGAATCCTCTTGCGTGCAAATTGTCACGAAAACAGGACTCACAATTGTAGTAACTCGCACTGAAGATACACCAACTGAGTTAGCACAAACAGTAGTAGTAAGTGTGCGTCCAGAAAAAATTCAACTCTCACTTTATCAGCCGACTGTGTTGAATAATTGCTTTGAAGGACGGTTGGTTAATGTGATGTATTTAGGGACTCATGTGAATTATGTTGTGGAATTAAAAAACGGTATCAACATCAGTGTTTTGCAGCCTAACACTTTTGGCAATTTGCCAGACCGCGACACACCAATTTATGCCTCATGGGCAGAAAGTGATTGTTTAGCTATTGGTCAATAGATAATAGTCAATGGTCAATAGTCAATGGTCAATAGTTAAGGATAAATCATTAATAGATGTCTAGTCAGTATTTTCAGGAATTACGGGTTTATAAATTAGCAGAAAAACTAGCTGATGAAATTTGGCAGATAGTTGAAAAATGGGATATGTTTGCCAAAAATACAATGGGTACACAGATGGTGCGTTCAGCAGATAGTATTGGGGCAAATATAGCAGAAGGTGTTGGCAGAGGCAGTTATCAAGACAATAAGCGATTTGTCAGAATCGCAAGAGGTTCTTTAAACGAAACTCAACATTGGTTAAGACGTGCTTATACTCGTAATCTTTTAACTTTTGAACAGATCGATAAACTCAAACTAATGATTAATGACTTAGCACCCCAATTAAACGCATATCTAAAATCAATCGGCAACCACCCAGAAGCTAAATGACCATTGACCATTGACTATTGACCATTGACCATTGACCATTGACCATTGACCATTGACCATTGACCATTGACCATTGACCATTGACCATTGACCATTGACCATTGACCATTGACAAATGACTAACAGACGACAATTTTTACAAACAATTACAGCATTTTCTAGTTTGTCTTTAGCAGGTTGCGGCTGGAGACTTGCGGAAGTACGTGCAAATCCTACTAACTCCGGTCAAAAAGACCAACTCTATATTTATACTTGGACGCAATATTCTGACCAAAAATTATTACAAACCTTTAGTACTCAGACTGACATAAAAGTACTTATAGATGCCTATGATTCTAACGAAGTTATGCTAGCTAAACTATTAGCTGGAGGTGGGGGAAGTTATAGCCTCGTTTATCCTTCTGACTATATGGTGCAAAAGATGGTAGACAAAGGTTTGCTAAGAGAAATCAATCACAATCGCTTAATTGGTTTAAATAATTTATTTCCCCAGTTTCAAAATCCTAGTTATGACCCAAATAACCGTTACAGTATACCCTTTA
Above is a window of Nostoc sp. UHCC 0702 DNA encoding:
- a CDS encoding four helix bundle protein — translated: MSSQYFQELRVYKLAEKLADEIWQIVEKWDMFAKNTMGTQMVRSADSIGANIAEGVGRGSYQDNKRFVRIARGSLNETQHWLRRAYTRNLLTFEQIDKLKLMINDLAPQLNAYLKSIGNHPEAK